Proteins from one methanogenic archaeon mixed culture ISO4-G1 genomic window:
- a CDS encoding Mur ligase family protein has product MKVLLLDMTHGGQVLAPLFKDEGYDVTVCDVYKIAPESMLDSLRDIGAEVCVGMPTPRHYDLVSMPCHCPDIFLEGCTYDQRIWYSQAVNRFMNDKRFRIEVTGVKGKTSTCYMLAHILANAGKKVYLGCSRGAGPYTREGHRIDALKSIAPPYLLDLPEGDYDVMICEISLGGSGKADIACITNLLEDYGIAKNTRRAEEAKKDILTDKVNIVLESEKDIWSKYGKPLRLSKKKVTVSQRPVFGEPLEVTVDYRGLHKVSLDGSYLALQYLEAMDMALEVCDAMDIPVDAVIDAISSFRGVPGRGEVHYRGDVKYVVERNPGISHMSVRRTLETLRTMDSLKDAVIIIDPVSKKVCDKLDRDLIEEVVREYGAELIVTPGDGTEPDIPEHAKTVVRMTKEGYQ; this is encoded by the coding sequence ATGAAGGTACTTCTGCTGGATATGACCCACGGCGGTCAGGTTCTCGCACCCCTGTTCAAGGATGAGGGGTACGACGTCACCGTCTGTGACGTGTACAAGATTGCCCCCGAATCCATGCTGGATTCGCTCAGGGACATCGGTGCGGAGGTCTGCGTGGGAATGCCCACACCGAGACATTACGACCTGGTATCCATGCCATGCCACTGCCCCGACATATTCCTGGAGGGCTGCACCTATGACCAGCGCATCTGGTATTCTCAGGCCGTCAACCGCTTTATGAACGACAAAAGATTCAGGATCGAGGTCACCGGGGTCAAGGGAAAGACCAGCACCTGCTACATGCTGGCACATATCCTCGCCAATGCGGGGAAGAAGGTCTATCTGGGCTGCTCCAGGGGGGCCGGCCCGTACACCAGGGAGGGTCACAGGATAGATGCCCTGAAGAGCATCGCACCCCCGTACCTCTTGGACCTGCCCGAGGGTGACTACGACGTCATGATCTGCGAGATCTCCCTCGGTGGATCCGGCAAGGCCGACATCGCTTGCATAACCAACCTCCTCGAGGACTACGGCATAGCTAAGAATACAAGACGCGCCGAGGAGGCCAAGAAGGACATCCTCACGGACAAGGTCAACATCGTACTGGAATCGGAGAAGGACATCTGGTCGAAGTACGGCAAACCATTGAGACTGTCCAAAAAGAAGGTCACGGTATCGCAGAGGCCGGTGTTCGGAGAACCCCTGGAGGTCACCGTGGATTACAGAGGACTCCACAAGGTATCCCTTGACGGAAGTTATCTGGCACTGCAGTATCTGGAGGCCATGGACATGGCCCTCGAGGTCTGCGATGCGATGGACATCCCCGTTGATGCGGTCATCGATGCCATCTCATCGTTCAGGGGCGTTCCGGGAAGGGGAGAGGTCCATTACAGGGGCGATGTCAAATACGTAGTGGAGCGCAATCCGGGGATCTCTCACATGTCGGTGAGGCGCACCCTGGAGACGCTAAGGACCATGGATTCCCTGAAGGACGCCGTGATCATCATCGATCCCGTCTCCAAGAAGGTGTGCGACAAGCTCGACCGCGACCTGATAGAGGAGGTCGTGAGGGAATACGGGGCGGAACTCATAGTCACACCGGGGGACGGTACCGAACCGGACATCCCGGAGCATGCAAAAACCGTAGTGAGAATGACCAAGGAAGGCTACCAATGA
- a CDS encoding cobalamin biosynthesis protein CbiX, which yields MIARSVRIVSKGIIIVGYGTRKGNLEEVLQIQARRLRCRGWENVGIAYFRVSTPTIPDAIDEMARKGVDEIVMIPYYIAEGTLTKELIPEKVGIECEDGEIDVDGKNVIIHIAPAFGLSYSLTNIILDRIADAGGDRDCGILVLGHGTRYRALSNRNVVKTNMERLQGLGYSHALYSFNEFCEPSIKDTLDALEKQGVKKIIAIPLFIAMGLHLGEEIPEQLGIPAYSGGGEITVNGRKIQLCYTRPVEDDPRLVDNMDSKVRHYLGE from the coding sequence ATGATTGCAAGGAGTGTGAGGATTGTGAGTAAAGGGATAATCATAGTAGGATACGGAACAAGAAAGGGCAACCTGGAGGAGGTCCTCCAGATACAGGCCCGGAGGCTCAGATGCAGAGGATGGGAGAACGTGGGTATCGCCTACTTCAGGGTCAGCACCCCCACCATCCCCGACGCGATCGACGAGATGGCCAGGAAGGGTGTCGACGAGATCGTCATGATCCCCTACTACATCGCAGAAGGGACCCTCACCAAGGAACTGATCCCCGAGAAGGTCGGTATCGAATGCGAGGACGGGGAGATAGACGTCGACGGAAAGAACGTCATCATCCATATCGCGCCCGCCTTCGGACTCAGCTACTCCCTCACTAACATCATACTTGACAGGATCGCGGACGCCGGAGGCGACAGGGACTGCGGAATCCTCGTGCTCGGGCACGGGACAAGATACAGGGCGCTCTCCAACAGGAATGTCGTCAAGACCAACATGGAGAGGCTCCAGGGTCTCGGTTATTCCCATGCTCTCTATTCGTTCAACGAGTTCTGTGAGCCCAGCATCAAGGATACGCTGGACGCCCTGGAGAAACAGGGTGTGAAGAAGATCATCGCGATTCCCCTGTTCATCGCCATGGGTCTCCACCTCGGAGAGGAGATCCCCGAGCAGCTCGGGATCCCAGCATACAGCGGCGGCGGGGAGATAACCGTGAACGGAAGGAAGATACAGCTCTGCTACACCCGCCCGGTCGAGGACGACCCCCGCCTGGTGGACAACATGGACAGTAAGGTCAGACATTATCTGGGCGAGTGA
- a CDS encoding 4Fe-4S iron sulfur cluster binding proteins NifH/frxC family — MRRIAIYGKGGIGKSTTSSNISDALAESGLTVMQIGCDPKADSTSLLTGRSIPTVLETMRDNPDRTLDDMVFKGSNGVLCVECGGPRPGTGCAGRGIIAAFQELDRLDAMDVYRPDVIIYDVLGDVVCGGFAMPIRNGYARDVFVVTSGERMSLYAANNIATAVNEFRRDGYARFGELIQNSRGVEDEDGIIDATAKKLGTEVIFRLPRSQTVQECEKRDTTVVSGEPDSDMARLYRGLARTIYERSEDIKGGLRLDDCKECEDCE, encoded by the coding sequence ATGAGGAGAATCGCAATCTACGGCAAGGGCGGAATTGGGAAATCCACCACTTCTTCGAACATATCTGACGCCTTGGCGGAATCCGGACTCACGGTGATGCAGATAGGATGCGATCCCAAAGCGGATTCGACAAGTCTCCTCACGGGCAGGAGCATACCGACGGTCCTGGAGACCATGAGGGACAATCCTGACCGTACCCTGGATGACATGGTGTTCAAGGGATCCAACGGCGTCCTCTGCGTTGAATGCGGGGGCCCGCGTCCCGGCACGGGCTGTGCCGGAAGAGGCATCATCGCCGCGTTCCAGGAACTGGACAGGCTCGACGCCATGGACGTCTACAGACCGGACGTGATCATATACGACGTCCTGGGCGATGTTGTGTGCGGCGGTTTCGCGATGCCTATACGCAACGGATACGCCAGGGATGTGTTCGTCGTGACATCCGGCGAGAGGATGTCGCTCTACGCAGCAAACAACATAGCCACGGCGGTCAACGAGTTCCGCCGCGACGGATACGCCCGCTTCGGCGAACTGATACAGAACTCCAGAGGCGTGGAGGACGAGGACGGCATCATAGATGCTACTGCCAAGAAACTCGGGACCGAGGTCATATTCAGACTCCCCAGGTCCCAGACGGTGCAGGAATGCGAGAAGAGGGATACGACCGTCGTCTCCGGTGAACCGGATTCGGACATGGCCAGACTCTACCGCGGACTTGCGAGGACGATCTACGAGCGCTCCGAGGACATCAAGGGCGGACTGAGACTGGATGATTGCAAGGAGTGTGAGGATTGTGAGTAA
- a CDS encoding ZIP zinc transporter family protein: protein MEAIITFLLFAALLVVFSVFGAYLPRSRTMDEERIHALIAVSAGLFLGLLLLILIPEGMEESEEAGISGHYAMIVLAAAFLLIMAVESYITHNSRSKEELNHNVGTLGLYVGLGIHAICDGLILAALFMAGETVGLMAAIGLCIHKFADMFSLSSVTLMDGGDNSRMMKELIAFALITPIAGIVFFFLFGDMELEGTLGLPLMFASGTMLYVTTCDILPEAFHEGKELKSVGLVSLGVILMILLFVIFPHFH from the coding sequence ATGGAAGCGATAATCACATTCCTGTTGTTCGCCGCATTGCTCGTGGTGTTCTCGGTCTTCGGGGCGTATCTCCCGAGATCCAGAACGATGGATGAAGAACGCATACACGCGTTGATAGCGGTGAGTGCAGGACTGTTCCTGGGGCTCCTGTTGCTGATACTGATCCCGGAAGGGATGGAGGAGAGCGAAGAGGCAGGCATTTCCGGTCATTATGCCATGATTGTTCTGGCGGCCGCATTCCTGCTGATCATGGCCGTGGAGTCGTACATCACCCACAACAGCAGGTCCAAGGAGGAGCTCAACCATAACGTCGGAACATTGGGACTCTACGTAGGTCTTGGAATACATGCGATATGCGACGGACTGATCCTCGCCGCACTCTTCATGGCCGGGGAGACCGTCGGACTGATGGCCGCCATAGGTCTCTGCATCCACAAGTTCGCGGACATGTTCTCGCTGTCATCGGTGACGCTCATGGACGGAGGAGATAACAGCAGGATGATGAAGGAACTCATCGCATTCGCGCTCATCACGCCCATCGCCGGAATCGTGTTCTTCTTCCTGTTCGGAGACATGGAACTGGAAGGCACATTGGGGCTCCCCCTGATGTTCGCATCGGGAACGATGCTGTACGTCACCACTTGCGACATCCTGCCCGAGGCGTTCCACGAGGGCAAGGAGCTGAAATCCGTTGGACTGGTGTCCCTCGGTGTGATCCTCATGATCCTGTTATTCGTGATCTTCCCGCACTTCCACTGA
- a CDS encoding ACT domain-containing protein: MSRTIVTLVGKDRIGIIATVCNFFSENQINILDLKQTTSQGFINMMMIVDTALYKGTIEDLNKGLEKVGEKVGCVIKAQHEEIFDMMHRI; the protein is encoded by the coding sequence ATGAGCAGGACAATCGTCACACTGGTAGGAAAGGACCGCATAGGCATCATCGCCACGGTCTGCAACTTCTTCTCCGAGAACCAGATCAACATCCTCGATCTGAAGCAGACCACTTCGCAGGGCTTCATCAACATGATGATGATAGTCGACACAGCCCTCTACAAGGGGACCATCGAGGACCTCAACAAGGGCCTGGAGAAGGTCGGCGAGAAGGTGGGCTGCGTCATCAAGGCACAGCACGAAGAGATCTTCGACATGATGCACAGGATCTGA
- a CDS encoding 2-isopropylmalate synthase/homocitrate synthase family protein, with product MSERVVIYDTTLRDGAQTEGVLFSAEDKLDILKALDEFGVDFVEGGWPGTNPVDDWFFEKASSLDLKRTKLVAFGSTRRSGIGPEEDQNLKDLVSCKADWCCIFGKAWDFQVQTALGIGLDENLDMVQDSIRFLVESGKHVMFDAEHFFDGYKSNSKYALNVLKAAQTGGAEWLILCDTNGGTLPSEISEAVEDALLSVEVPLGIHCHNDSDMATACSLTAVDSGCTMVQGTINGLGERCGNANLCTVIPNLVYKMGYEISDMDPKGLTELSRSIGETVNIPPRPDMPYVGVSAFAHKGGVHISAVNKDSRTYEHIEPSCVGNSRKILVSEMAGNASIVEKLRELGLECGDDTPDITEKIKEMESKGYQFEGADASFELLVKRLRGELKSKFTVEGFKILIDNRLGDTDTEASIKVLDSEGQLEQTAADGNGPVNALDKALRKSLLKFFPEINDMRLTDYKVRTLDEKSATAAGVRVLIRSTDGKRSWTTVGVSENVVGASLIALVDAIEYKLMIG from the coding sequence TTGAGCGAGAGGGTCGTCATCTACGATACCACGCTCCGCGACGGGGCGCAGACAGAGGGCGTGCTCTTCTCGGCAGAGGACAAGCTTGACATCCTGAAGGCGCTGGACGAGTTCGGCGTGGATTTCGTGGAAGGCGGATGGCCCGGGACGAATCCGGTCGACGACTGGTTCTTCGAGAAGGCATCCTCGCTGGATCTCAAGCGCACCAAGCTGGTCGCTTTCGGGAGCACCAGGAGGTCCGGCATCGGACCGGAGGAGGACCAGAACCTGAAGGACCTGGTGTCCTGCAAGGCGGACTGGTGCTGCATCTTCGGCAAGGCATGGGATTTCCAGGTCCAGACCGCATTGGGCATAGGGCTGGATGAGAACCTGGACATGGTCCAGGACAGCATCAGGTTCCTGGTGGAGTCCGGCAAGCACGTGATGTTCGATGCGGAGCACTTCTTCGACGGTTACAAATCCAACAGCAAGTACGCTCTCAATGTACTGAAGGCGGCGCAGACCGGCGGAGCCGAATGGCTCATCCTCTGCGACACCAACGGCGGCACACTCCCCTCGGAGATCTCCGAGGCCGTAGAGGATGCGCTCCTCTCAGTGGAGGTACCGCTGGGGATCCACTGCCACAACGATTCGGACATGGCCACGGCCTGCTCCCTCACCGCCGTGGACAGTGGGTGCACAATGGTCCAGGGGACAATCAACGGACTGGGAGAGAGATGCGGGAACGCGAACCTCTGCACGGTCATCCCCAACCTGGTCTACAAGATGGGATACGAGATATCCGACATGGACCCCAAGGGACTGACGGAGCTGTCCAGGTCCATAGGGGAGACCGTCAACATACCCCCGCGCCCGGACATGCCGTACGTGGGCGTGAGCGCGTTCGCGCACAAGGGCGGGGTGCACATCTCCGCCGTCAACAAGGACAGCCGCACATACGAGCACATAGAGCCCTCCTGCGTCGGGAACTCCAGAAAGATCCTGGTCTCGGAGATGGCGGGCAACGCCAGCATCGTGGAGAAGCTCAGGGAGCTCGGCCTCGAGTGCGGCGACGACACCCCTGACATCACCGAGAAGATCAAGGAGATGGAGTCCAAGGGATACCAGTTCGAAGGCGCCGATGCGAGCTTCGAGCTGCTGGTCAAGAGGCTCAGGGGAGAGCTGAAATCCAAATTCACCGTCGAGGGGTTCAAGATCCTCATCGACAACCGTCTCGGCGACACGGACACCGAGGCGAGCATCAAGGTCCTCGACTCCGAGGGTCAGCTGGAGCAGACCGCTGCCGACGGCAACGGTCCGGTCAACGCCCTGGACAAGGCGCTCAGGAAATCCCTCCTGAAGTTCTTCCCGGAGATCAACGACATGAGGCTCACAGATTACAAGGTACGTACCCTCGACGAGAAATCGGCGACAGCCGCAGGGGTCCGCGTACTGATCAGGTCCACTGACGGCAAGCGCAGCTGGACCACCGTAGGGGTATCCGAGAACGTCGTAGGGGCGAGTCTCATCGCCCTCGTGGATGCCATCGAATACAAACTGATGATAGGGTGA
- a CDS encoding homoserine dehydrogenase: MKVFVCGFGTIGQGTVEAIMKKQDFFKKRYNKEVRIVGAMDSKTYVIDQDGLDPQALLDTKKKTGKVGTDTYTKSTDVMDKLDFDVLIEVTPTNIEDGGVGLENIKYALNREIDVVTVNKGPLALKYREIMDLAKKKGCMIGFEGTVGGAMPIIDLCLDDLAGEKIKSIRGIFNGTCNYILSKMDNGQPFEQALREAQQQGYAETDPTADIEGYDSACKVVILANSVFGRNVTFDDVDITGITSINADAVGLARANGMVIRLIGEVSPTKLEVAPRLIPKGHPLSLPGTLNTAEITTEMAGPILISGRGAGRMETASAIISDLVAVLDKRFGE; the protein is encoded by the coding sequence ATGAAGGTATTCGTATGCGGATTCGGAACCATCGGCCAGGGGACCGTGGAGGCGATCATGAAGAAGCAGGACTTCTTCAAGAAGCGCTACAACAAGGAGGTCAGGATCGTCGGTGCGATGGATTCCAAGACATATGTCATCGACCAGGACGGACTCGACCCCCAGGCTCTGCTCGACACCAAGAAGAAGACCGGAAAGGTCGGAACCGACACTTACACGAAGTCGACCGATGTCATGGACAAGCTCGACTTCGACGTGCTCATCGAGGTCACGCCCACCAACATCGAGGACGGCGGCGTAGGGCTCGAGAACATCAAATACGCCCTGAACCGCGAGATCGACGTGGTCACGGTCAACAAGGGACCGCTGGCACTGAAGTACAGGGAGATCATGGACCTCGCGAAGAAGAAGGGATGCATGATCGGATTCGAAGGCACCGTAGGAGGCGCCATGCCGATCATCGACCTCTGCCTGGACGACCTGGCGGGGGAGAAGATCAAATCCATCAGGGGAATCTTCAACGGAACCTGCAACTACATCCTCAGCAAGATGGACAACGGACAGCCCTTCGAGCAGGCGCTCAGGGAAGCCCAGCAGCAGGGATACGCGGAGACCGACCCCACGGCAGACATCGAGGGATACGACAGCGCATGCAAGGTCGTCATCCTCGCGAACTCCGTGTTCGGAAGGAACGTCACGTTCGATGACGTCGACATCACCGGAATCACCTCGATCAACGCCGACGCCGTCGGCCTCGCAAGGGCCAACGGAATGGTCATAAGGCTCATCGGAGAGGTGTCCCCCACCAAGCTGGAGGTCGCACCCAGGCTCATACCCAAGGGACACCCGCTCAGCCTCCCCGGAACGCTCAACACCGCAGAGATCACCACCGAGATGGCGGGACCCATCCTCATATCCGGAAGGGGTGCGGGCCGCATGGAGACCGCATCCGCCATAATCAGCGACCTGGTCGCGGTGCTGGACAAGAGATTCGGTGAATGA
- a CDS encoding allosteric regulator of homoserine dehydrogenase → MIVNAELFVNDLPGQLIGSLEPISLVDGNILGVVHNRDKIIDHRICVNLTFEIDDRRLDELKDLWKSKDIVISSLGSVHETFAMQYILIGDVNAQYVEGLLKKINEATTLDEVNVSYSTKSVKNSTHTSLISVKARYENNLDKIDAILRKECKANNITYVRGV, encoded by the coding sequence ATGATTGTTAATGCCGAATTGTTCGTGAACGACCTGCCCGGCCAGCTAATCGGATCCCTCGAACCCATCTCTCTCGTAGACGGGAACATACTCGGAGTGGTCCACAACCGTGACAAGATCATTGACCACAGGATCTGCGTCAACCTCACATTCGAAATCGACGACAGGCGCCTCGACGAGCTAAAGGACCTGTGGAAATCGAAGGACATTGTCATCTCCAGCCTGGGCTCTGTCCACGAGACGTTCGCTATGCAGTACATCCTGATCGGAGACGTCAACGCCCAGTATGTGGAAGGGCTCCTGAAGAAGATCAACGAGGCCACCACCCTGGACGAGGTCAACGTCAGCTACTCGACCAAGTCGGTCAAGAACTCCACGCACACCAGCCTGATCTCCGTCAAGGCACGCTACGAGAACAACCTGGACAAGATCGATGCGATCCTCAGGAAGGAGTGCAAGGCCAACAACATCACTTACGTGAGGGGTGTCTGA
- a CDS encoding FeS cluster assembly scaffold protein NifU codes for MYDGEYSDKVIDHFTNPRNVGEIENASGVGTVGNAKCGDIMRIYLDIDENGIIRDCKFKTFGCGAAVASSSMATEMVKGKSVQEAMAITNKAVMQALDGLPVVKIHCSLLAEEAIHAALWDYSQKSGVKIDGLKEPKKDINDDDPEVCHGRQ; via the coding sequence ATGTACGACGGAGAATACAGCGACAAGGTCATCGACCACTTCACGAACCCCAGGAATGTGGGTGAGATAGAGAACGCGTCCGGCGTCGGTACAGTCGGCAACGCCAAGTGCGGGGACATAATGAGGATATATCTGGACATCGACGAGAACGGCATCATAAGGGACTGCAAGTTCAAGACCTTCGGATGCGGTGCTGCGGTGGCCAGCAGCAGCATGGCCACGGAGATGGTCAAAGGGAAATCGGTCCAGGAGGCCATGGCCATCACCAACAAGGCGGTCATGCAGGCCCTGGACGGGCTCCCGGTCGTGAAGATCCACTGCTCCCTCCTAGCGGAGGAGGCAATCCATGCAGCATTGTGGGACTACTCCCAGAAGAGCGGGGTCAAGATAGACGGCCTGAAGGAGCCCAAGAAGGACATCAACGACGACGACCCGGAAGTGTGCCATGGACGGCAATGA
- a CDS encoding cysteine desulfurase NifS, whose product MENVYLDNAATTPLRKEALEAMMPYFIDDFANPSSIHSMSRSPRAAVKEARATIAKTLNAEPEEIFFTSGGTESDNWALISTAQLKQKQGKHIIVSTVEHHAILETADYLKKQGFEVTKVGVDSDGVIRMDELESAIRPDTVLISVMTANNEIGTIQPVEKIGKLAHDHGILFHTDAVQAYCHIPIDVQRMNIDMLSVSGHKFGGPKGIGFLYVNKKIRLPPFMHGGEQENGRRAGTTNVPGIVGMAKAAEIAHEHLAENIAKMTKLRDHYIERIEKEVPYCKLNGHRTKRLPGNANFSFHFVEGESLLMSLGMKGVCISTGSACASGSLDPSHVLMAIGVPHEIAHGSVRVSLSEDTTLEQIDYAVDAIKATVATMRSLSPLYDDFVKSHKEA is encoded by the coding sequence ATGGAGAACGTATATCTGGACAACGCGGCGACCACGCCGCTCAGGAAAGAAGCCCTAGAGGCCATGATGCCGTACTTCATCGACGACTTCGCGAACCCCTCAAGCATCCATTCGATGTCCAGGAGTCCGAGAGCGGCGGTCAAGGAGGCCAGAGCTACAATAGCGAAGACACTGAACGCCGAACCCGAGGAGATCTTCTTCACCTCCGGAGGCACCGAATCGGACAACTGGGCCCTCATCTCCACCGCACAGCTGAAGCAGAAGCAGGGCAAGCACATCATAGTCTCCACCGTGGAGCACCATGCGATCCTGGAGACGGCGGACTATCTCAAGAAGCAGGGCTTCGAGGTGACCAAGGTCGGCGTCGATTCCGACGGGGTCATCAGGATGGATGAGCTGGAATCGGCCATCAGGCCGGACACCGTCCTCATATCCGTAATGACTGCCAACAACGAGATCGGAACCATACAGCCCGTCGAGAAAATAGGCAAGCTGGCACATGACCACGGGATCCTGTTCCACACCGATGCCGTCCAGGCCTACTGCCACATCCCTATCGACGTTCAGAGGATGAACATCGACATGCTGAGCGTCAGCGGGCACAAGTTCGGCGGCCCCAAGGGGATCGGTTTCCTGTACGTCAACAAGAAGATCAGGCTGCCCCCGTTCATGCACGGCGGGGAGCAGGAGAACGGAAGGAGAGCGGGTACCACCAACGTCCCCGGGATCGTCGGCATGGCGAAAGCGGCGGAGATCGCTCATGAGCATCTGGCGGAGAATATCGCCAAGATGACGAAACTCAGGGACCATTACATAGAGCGCATCGAGAAGGAGGTCCCGTACTGCAAGCTTAACGGCCACAGGACCAAGAGGCTTCCCGGGAACGCCAACTTCAGCTTCCACTTCGTCGAGGGTGAGTCCCTGCTCATGAGTCTGGGGATGAAGGGCGTATGCATATCCACCGGTTCCGCCTGCGCATCCGGCTCCCTCGACCCCTCCCATGTCCTGATGGCCATCGGCGTCCCCCATGAGATCGCCCACGGTTCCGTCAGGGTCTCGCTCTCGGAAGATACGACATTGGAACAGATCGATTACGCGGTCGACGCAATCAAGGCCACCGTCGCGACCATGAGGTCGCTGTCGCCGCTATACGACGATTTCGTCAAATCCCACAAGGAGGCCTGA
- a CDS encoding homoserine O-succinyltransferase MetA, giving the protein MPIKIPNGLPAINELERENIFVMSESRALSQDIRPLKIAIMNLMPTKIETEIQLMRLLSNTPLQIDVTLLVPATHESKNISHAYLDRFYKTFDDIRDENIDGIIFTGAPLEDIEFEQVDYWDELCEIMDWAKIHATTSVYICWASLAGMYHHYGIQKRALPKKKAGIFRYRNTISDEPLMRGIDQFLNIPQSRYATVSYEDVERCPRLHTLALGEDNDVGIVVSDDNMIFITGHMEYDLNTLANEYQRDVDRGIEPAFPLNYYPNDDPRFDPILSWRSYSTLVFTNWLNYYVYQLTPYDLRELNKEA; this is encoded by the coding sequence ATGCCGATCAAAATCCCCAACGGACTGCCTGCTATCAATGAATTGGAAAGAGAGAACATATTCGTGATGAGCGAATCGCGCGCCCTGTCACAGGATATCAGGCCCCTTAAGATCGCGATAATGAATCTAATGCCTACTAAGATAGAGACAGAGATACAGCTCATGAGGCTTCTGAGCAACACGCCGCTGCAGATTGACGTCACCCTCCTTGTTCCTGCAACGCACGAGTCAAAGAACATCTCACACGCCTATCTCGACAGGTTCTACAAGACATTCGACGACATCCGCGACGAGAACATCGACGGCATAATCTTCACCGGCGCTCCGCTGGAGGACATAGAGTTCGAACAGGTGGACTACTGGGACGAGCTCTGTGAGATCATGGACTGGGCGAAAATCCATGCGACCACCTCGGTCTACATATGTTGGGCGTCCTTGGCAGGGATGTACCATCACTACGGGATACAGAAGAGGGCCCTGCCCAAGAAGAAGGCGGGGATCTTCAGATACAGGAACACCATCTCGGACGAGCCCCTCATGAGGGGCATCGACCAGTTCCTGAACATCCCCCAGTCCAGATACGCGACCGTATCCTACGAGGATGTGGAAAGGTGTCCGAGACTGCACACGCTGGCACTTGGGGAGGACAACGACGTGGGCATCGTCGTGTCCGATGACAACATGATCTTCATCACCGGGCACATGGAATACGACCTCAACACGCTCGCCAACGAGTACCAGAGGGACGTGGACAGGGGCATCGAGCCCGCGTTCCCCCTCAATTACTATCCTAACGACGACCCCAGGTTCGACCCGATCCTGTCGTGGAGGAGCTATTCGACACTGGTCTTCACCAATTGGCTCAACTACTACGTGTATCAGCTGACCCCGTACGACCTCAGGGAACTCAACAAGGAGGCCTGA